The following are encoded in a window of Acidicapsa ligni genomic DNA:
- the bglX gene encoding beta-glucosidase BglX encodes MKKTIDFKFLTVLLLGMMTFPASLCVAQSSGTHDVPNAQLTNRDLNARVEALLKKMTLEEKIGQTVQYSAGFATGPAGAKVSYDDLTRNGAVGSMLNVNGAEQTNHYQHIAMEKSRLHIPIIFGMDVIHGDHTTFPVPLGLAASWDAKLVEGVARTSAVEARADGLSWVFSPMVDIARDARWGRIVESSGEDPYLGAAIARGWVAGYQQGDLTKPDSVAVSVKHFAAYGGAIAGRDYNAVDMSDITLRQVYLQPYRAAVEAGAATMMSSFNSLNGVPATANPYLMTQILRKEWGFDGFVVSDWGAVGELLNHAIGPDGSTVARKALVAGVDMDMEGNLYATTIAAQVRSGKIPESVVDEAARRILRVKFALGLFEHPYTAVTPAYEPTAEKRAQARAVADETIVLLKNDPVEGLGSLLPIAKAAKTVALIGPLADSPKDMLGSWAALGDPKYAVSLRTALTERLGDRLLYAVGCGVLTGKDEEVLHHAAFIDQQAASAAKEQPAIDDTKSIAEAVETAKKADVAILALGESADWMTGEASSRADLNLPGRQEELLEAVAATGKPVILVMFTGRPSTIKWAGAHVPAIVEAWFPGMEGGHAVADVLFGDVNPSAKLPAGFPRSVGQEPLYYAQMPTGRPAHGDLSHLPTNAAEKFLSRYLDEENSALFPFGWGLSYTRFSYSQPTVNKTTVTLHDVVEGHAAALTVGVDVSNTGSVAGTEVVQLYLRNTSASVEQPVRELKGFERVTLKPGETKHVDFPLGFKELSFVNVESKWTVEPTTYKAFVGGSSLASKETSFEVQ; translated from the coding sequence ATGAAAAAAACGATTGACTTCAAATTCCTGACTGTTCTTTTGCTCGGCATGATGACTTTTCCCGCTTCGCTTTGCGTGGCCCAATCGTCTGGAACGCATGATGTGCCGAATGCGCAACTGACGAATCGCGACCTGAATGCGCGGGTTGAGGCGCTGCTGAAGAAGATGACCCTGGAGGAAAAGATCGGCCAGACGGTGCAGTATTCGGCGGGGTTTGCCACCGGACCGGCGGGCGCGAAGGTGAGCTATGACGATCTGACCAGGAATGGCGCGGTGGGGTCGATGCTGAACGTGAATGGCGCGGAGCAGACGAACCACTATCAGCACATTGCGATGGAGAAGTCGCGGCTACACATCCCGATTATTTTTGGCATGGATGTGATTCATGGTGACCATACGACGTTTCCTGTTCCGCTGGGCCTGGCTGCGAGCTGGGACGCGAAGCTGGTAGAGGGCGTGGCGCGGACATCGGCGGTTGAGGCGCGCGCGGATGGTCTTAGCTGGGTGTTCTCTCCGATGGTGGATATTGCGCGGGATGCGCGTTGGGGACGCATTGTCGAGTCCTCTGGTGAAGACCCATATCTCGGTGCGGCGATTGCTCGCGGATGGGTGGCTGGATACCAGCAAGGGGACCTGACCAAGCCGGATTCCGTGGCGGTCAGCGTCAAACATTTTGCCGCGTATGGGGGAGCGATTGCGGGGCGTGATTACAACGCAGTGGACATGAGCGACATCACGCTGAGGCAGGTGTACTTGCAGCCGTACCGTGCTGCGGTTGAGGCAGGCGCGGCGACGATGATGAGTTCGTTCAATTCGTTGAATGGCGTGCCTGCGACGGCGAATCCTTACCTGATGACGCAGATTCTGCGCAAGGAGTGGGGCTTCGATGGGTTTGTGGTTTCGGATTGGGGAGCGGTTGGGGAACTGTTGAATCACGCGATTGGTCCGGATGGTTCCACGGTGGCGCGCAAGGCTCTTGTGGCTGGCGTGGACATGGACATGGAGGGCAATCTCTATGCCACGACAATTGCCGCGCAGGTGCGTTCGGGGAAGATTCCGGAGTCGGTGGTGGATGAAGCGGCTCGACGAATTTTGCGGGTGAAATTTGCACTGGGATTGTTTGAGCATCCGTATACGGCGGTGACTCCGGCATACGAGCCGACTGCCGAGAAACGGGCGCAGGCACGGGCGGTTGCCGATGAGACGATTGTGCTGCTGAAGAACGATCCGGTTGAAGGGCTGGGATCGTTGCTGCCGATTGCCAAGGCTGCGAAGACGGTGGCGCTGATTGGGCCGCTGGCAGATTCGCCGAAGGACATGCTGGGATCGTGGGCGGCTCTGGGCGATCCGAAGTATGCCGTTTCACTGCGCACGGCATTGACGGAACGGCTGGGAGACCGGCTGCTTTATGCGGTGGGATGCGGAGTGCTGACGGGCAAGGATGAAGAAGTGCTGCACCACGCTGCGTTTATCGATCAGCAGGCGGCTTCTGCTGCCAAGGAACAGCCCGCGATTGACGATACAAAGTCGATAGCCGAAGCGGTCGAGACGGCGAAGAAGGCGGACGTGGCGATTCTTGCTCTGGGTGAGAGTGCGGATTGGATGACGGGCGAAGCGTCGAGCCGGGCAGATCTTAACTTGCCAGGTCGGCAGGAGGAGTTGCTGGAGGCTGTAGCGGCTACTGGAAAGCCGGTGATCCTGGTGATGTTTACGGGGCGGCCGAGCACGATCAAGTGGGCTGGAGCGCATGTGCCTGCGATTGTTGAAGCGTGGTTCCCTGGGATGGAAGGCGGCCATGCGGTGGCGGATGTTTTGTTTGGCGATGTGAATCCTTCTGCCAAGCTGCCTGCCGGTTTTCCGCGCTCAGTTGGTCAGGAGCCGCTTTACTACGCACAGATGCCGACGGGTCGGCCTGCACATGGCGATCTGAGTCACTTGCCGACGAATGCGGCTGAAAAGTTCCTGTCACGCTATCTGGATGAGGAAAATTCAGCGCTGTTTCCGTTCGGATGGGGATTGAGCTATACGCGCTTCAGTTATTCGCAGCCAACAGTCAACAAGACGACGGTTACGTTGCACGATGTTGTGGAGGGACATGCTGCTGCGCTCACGGTTGGCGTGGATGTGAGCAATACGGGCAGCGTGGCTGGGACGGAAGTTGTGCAGCTTTATCTGCGTAATACTTCAGCTTCTGTGGAGCAGCCGGTGCGCGAATTGAAGGGCTTTGAGCGCGTTACGCTGAAGCCGGGCGAGACGAAGCATGTTGATTTTCCGCTGGGATTCAAGGAGTTGAGCTTCGTTAACGTGGAGAGCAAATGGACTGTTGAGCCGACTACGTACAAAGCGTTTGTTGGAGGCAGTTCGCTTGCCTCGAAGGAGACGAGCTTCGAGGTTCAGTGA
- a CDS encoding acyltransferase family protein, whose product MTATVTAPAPNPVRRLISLDALRGITIAFMIMVNDNGDDRTAWPFMKHADWNGMTATDLVFPTFLFVVGASIVFAFEARLAKGATRTQLAWQTLRRAAILFLFGTIINGYAEVLFHFPHIPWGTWRIYGVLQRIAICYLIASLLYLWNSKPANKIAIIVGALVGYWILMRWVPVPGLGLPGRDIPFLDRDANLVAWIDRHVFPHRLYEITRDPEGLLSTLPAMGTCLLGMLAGMWMRTKHTLTGKAAGLAGAAAGLIALGSLWAIWFPLNKKLWTSSYVLVAAGISTAALALLFWVIEVKDWRGKWIWPWIVLGSNAIAVYMISELLGTTINAVAGWIHGKPFDATGWVDTHWFLPIGHGGLGSFAYSFAYLVVCFIPIWILYRKRIFLKV is encoded by the coding sequence ATGACCGCAACTGTCACAGCACCTGCGCCGAATCCTGTCCGGCGCCTCATATCGCTCGATGCGCTGCGTGGCATCACCATCGCCTTCATGATCATGGTCAACGACAACGGCGATGACCGCACCGCATGGCCATTTATGAAGCACGCCGACTGGAACGGCATGACAGCCACCGACCTCGTCTTCCCCACTTTTCTTTTTGTGGTCGGAGCATCCATAGTCTTCGCCTTCGAAGCACGACTCGCCAAAGGCGCAACCCGCACGCAGCTCGCCTGGCAGACCCTGCGCCGCGCCGCAATCCTCTTCCTCTTCGGAACCATCATCAATGGCTACGCAGAAGTACTCTTCCACTTCCCCCATATCCCGTGGGGAACATGGCGCATCTACGGCGTACTCCAGCGCATCGCCATCTGCTACCTGATCGCCTCTTTGCTCTACCTGTGGAACAGCAAACCAGCAAACAAGATTGCCATCATCGTCGGCGCACTGGTCGGCTACTGGATACTCATGCGCTGGGTGCCCGTCCCTGGCCTCGGTCTTCCCGGCCGTGACATCCCATTCCTCGATCGCGATGCCAACCTGGTCGCCTGGATCGATCGCCACGTCTTCCCACATCGCCTCTATGAAATCACGCGCGACCCCGAAGGTCTGCTCAGCACACTGCCCGCAATGGGTACCTGCCTGCTTGGCATGTTAGCTGGCATGTGGATGAGAACAAAGCACACGCTCACCGGCAAAGCTGCTGGACTGGCCGGTGCTGCCGCCGGGCTGATTGCCCTCGGATCTCTCTGGGCCATCTGGTTTCCGCTCAACAAAAAACTCTGGACCAGTTCCTACGTCCTCGTCGCCGCAGGCATCTCTACCGCTGCACTGGCGTTGCTTTTCTGGGTCATTGAAGTCAAAGACTGGCGCGGCAAATGGATCTGGCCCTGGATCGTTCTCGGCTCCAACGCTATCGCCGTCTACATGATCTCGGAGCTGCTTGGCACCACAATCAACGCTGTCGCTGGCTGGATTCATGGCAAGCCCTTCGACGCTACCGGGTGGGTCGACACGCATTGGTTTCTCCCCATCGGCCACGGTGGACTCGGCTCCTTTGCCTATTCGTTTGCCTATCTCGTCGTATGCTTCATTCCCATCTGGATCCTGTATCGCAAACGCATCTTCCTCAAAGTCTGA
- a CDS encoding CRTAC1 family protein — translation MMAAVGGSLHAQPAQEQTSGGMGGNSTGAAAKAEYDAQHRPITAGGFVATGPVIFADISDKSGVSKWKHVMGTLEKKYILDANGSGVGLIDYDGDGWLDIYLVNGSTFDALDGKEPSPHAALFHNNHDGTFTDVAAKAGVTNDRWGYGVAVGDFDNDGWPDIAVANYGKNRLYRNNHDGTFTDVAEKAGITLGNWSAGVTWGDYDGDGRLDLFISGYIHFDRNNLPVSGNKAVGYAACKFRGVVGMCGPRGLQGEPDHLFHNNGDGTFTDVSVKAGVSDSGRAYGFTSIFVDLNGDGKPDLLVANDSVANYLYLNKGDGTFEDASYVSGFAVNKDGREVASMGLGVGDYENNGLLDIIDTDFSDDYKVLFHNDGDASFTDMSYRANVAQAGIPFLGWGAGFLDYDNDGWKDLMMVNGHVYPYAGDHDWGTSYAERPLLFHNIKGGKFEVVPPVTGTGLADVIPARGAAFGDLFNDGKIDVVINPIDGPAVLLRDVNADHHHWVELKLIGGGKTATSPGSPRDAMCATVYLKREGIRQREDVMSSGSYVSANDQRLHFGLGDATDAGVAEIHWPSGAKESVKIPAVDQIFIITEGVGITASLCEGKPCPVTSAGTLSKH, via the coding sequence ATGATGGCGGCGGTTGGCGGCAGCTTGCATGCCCAGCCAGCGCAGGAGCAGACGAGCGGAGGTATGGGCGGCAACTCGACTGGAGCCGCGGCTAAGGCGGAGTATGACGCACAGCATCGCCCTATTACTGCGGGCGGATTCGTTGCGACAGGCCCGGTCATTTTTGCCGACATTTCGGATAAGTCCGGAGTCTCCAAATGGAAGCATGTCATGGGGACGCTGGAGAAAAAATACATCCTGGATGCGAATGGATCTGGCGTTGGATTGATTGACTACGACGGCGATGGCTGGCTGGATATCTACCTGGTGAACGGGTCGACATTCGATGCGTTGGATGGGAAAGAACCTTCGCCCCATGCCGCGTTATTTCATAACAACCACGACGGGACTTTTACGGATGTTGCGGCCAAGGCTGGAGTAACCAATGACCGCTGGGGCTATGGCGTGGCTGTTGGGGATTTCGATAACGATGGCTGGCCCGACATAGCCGTGGCTAACTATGGGAAGAATCGGCTTTATCGTAACAATCACGATGGAACTTTTACCGATGTTGCGGAGAAGGCCGGGATAACTCTGGGTAACTGGTCTGCGGGAGTTACATGGGGAGATTATGACGGGGATGGCCGCCTGGACTTATTTATCTCAGGTTACATCCATTTTGATCGGAACAATCTACCCGTCAGTGGAAACAAGGCTGTGGGTTATGCGGCGTGCAAGTTTCGCGGGGTGGTGGGTATGTGCGGCCCACGCGGGTTGCAGGGAGAACCGGACCATCTCTTTCATAACAACGGCGATGGGACTTTTACGGATGTAAGTGTGAAGGCTGGTGTTTCCGATTCCGGCCGCGCTTATGGATTTACGTCGATCTTTGTAGATCTCAATGGTGACGGCAAGCCTGACTTGCTGGTTGCGAACGACTCGGTGGCCAATTACTTGTATCTCAATAAGGGAGATGGAACGTTTGAGGATGCGAGTTATGTTTCCGGTTTCGCGGTGAATAAGGATGGTCGCGAGGTTGCTTCGATGGGCCTTGGTGTTGGAGATTACGAGAACAACGGTTTACTGGATATTATCGACACGGATTTTTCTGATGATTACAAGGTGCTTTTTCATAATGATGGAGATGCAAGCTTTACGGATATGAGTTATCGCGCGAATGTTGCGCAGGCGGGTATTCCTTTTCTGGGTTGGGGCGCGGGTTTTCTCGATTATGACAACGATGGTTGGAAAGACCTCATGATGGTGAATGGGCATGTGTATCCGTATGCCGGTGATCATGACTGGGGGACGAGTTATGCTGAGCGGCCTCTGCTCTTTCACAATATAAAAGGCGGCAAGTTTGAGGTTGTGCCGCCGGTAACTGGGACGGGGCTTGCGGATGTGATTCCGGCGCGTGGGGCTGCTTTTGGGGACTTATTCAATGACGGCAAGATCGATGTCGTGATCAATCCTATTGATGGGCCTGCCGTGTTGTTGCGTGACGTCAATGCGGACCATCATCATTGGGTGGAGTTGAAGTTGATTGGCGGGGGCAAGACTGCAACGAGTCCGGGTAGTCCGCGTGATGCTATGTGCGCCACGGTCTATTTAAAGCGGGAAGGCATCAGGCAACGCGAAGATGTGATGAGCAGCGGCAGTTATGTTTCGGCGAACGATCAACGGCTGCATTTTGGTCTTGGCGATGCGACTGACGCGGGCGTGGCGGAAATTCACTGGCCATCGGGCGCTAAGGAGTCAGTGAAGATTCCTGCGGTCGATCAGATTTTTATTATTACGGAAGGCGTGGGTATTACAGCTTCCCTGTGTGAGGGCAAGCCGTGCCCGGTGACA